The following coding sequences are from one Chthonomonadales bacterium window:
- a CDS encoding SDR family oxidoreductase, translated as MSPAVAIVSGALGDIGRAVCEELASRGAAVAAGDLRPTREARPLLASLAGAGARARYDRVDVTDGGAVRDWVAAVEADLGLSTIIVPNAAVVTVAGIRAITSEEWTRQIAVNLTGAFHLARAGADRLVERETPGRIVFVGSWAADAPHPHVPAYCVSKAGLRMLCRCMALELAGRGILVNEVAPGYVDAGLSGRMFEADPDLRVRAAAATPVRRLIEPAEVAMQVANLCDRRVRHITGATLLMDGGLSLVTPAAPGREP; from the coding sequence TTGTCCCCGGCCGTCGCCATCGTTAGCGGCGCACTGGGCGACATCGGCCGCGCGGTGTGCGAGGAGTTGGCCTCACGCGGCGCGGCCGTCGCTGCTGGCGACCTGCGGCCGACGCGCGAGGCTCGCCCGTTGCTCGCGAGTCTGGCGGGCGCCGGCGCTCGCGCTCGCTACGACCGCGTCGATGTGACCGATGGCGGCGCGGTGCGAGACTGGGTCGCCGCCGTCGAGGCCGACCTGGGTCTGTCGACGATCATCGTGCCCAACGCCGCCGTCGTCACCGTCGCGGGCATCCGCGCCATCACCTCCGAGGAGTGGACGCGCCAGATCGCAGTAAACCTGACGGGGGCGTTCCACCTTGCCCGCGCCGGCGCGGACCGATTGGTCGAGCGCGAGACTCCCGGCCGCATCGTGTTCGTGGGAAGCTGGGCCGCCGACGCGCCGCACCCGCACGTCCCCGCCTACTGCGTCTCGAAGGCGGGCCTGCGGATGCTTTGCCGATGCATGGCACTCGAGCTTGCGGGCCGCGGCATTCTTGTGAACGAGGTGGCCCCCGGCTACGTGGACGCCGGGCTCAGCGGCCGCATGTTCGAGGCGGACCCGGATCTACGCGTTCGGGCGGCCGCGGCCACGCCAGTGCGGCGGCTGATCGAGCCGGCGGAGGTGGCGATGCAGGTGGCGAATCTGTGCGATCGGCGCGTCCGGCACATCACGGGCGCGACCCTGCTGATGGACGGCGGGCTCTCGCTGGTGACGCCGGCCGCGCCGGGGCGGGAGCCATGA
- a CDS encoding DUF488 domain-containing protein: MEVYTIGFTRRGARSFFGALKEHGVRRLVDVRLNNVSQLAGFAKRDDLAFFLGELCGCEYRHEARLAPSAEVLARYRKGGRDWPEYEVAYRRLLDERDVEHNLDRSLLEGPAVLLCSEHTADRCHRRLAAEYLRERWGGFGIVHL, translated from the coding sequence GTGGAGGTCTACACGATCGGTTTCACGCGGCGAGGGGCCCGGAGCTTCTTCGGAGCGTTGAAGGAGCACGGCGTGCGTCGGCTCGTTGATGTGCGCCTCAACAACGTCTCCCAGCTTGCCGGTTTCGCCAAGCGCGACGACCTGGCGTTCTTCCTTGGCGAGCTGTGCGGCTGCGAGTACCGGCATGAAGCGCGGCTCGCGCCCTCCGCGGAGGTCCTCGCCCGCTATCGGAAGGGTGGACGGGACTGGCCGGAGTACGAGGTCGCCTATCGCCGGTTGCTCGATGAGCGCGATGTGGAGCACAACCTTGACCGATCACTCCTCGAGGGGCCGGCGGTGCTGCTCTGCAGCGAGCACACGGCCGACCGATGCCACCGCCGCCTCGCGGCCGAGTACCTGCGTGAGCGATGGGGCGGCTTCGGCATCGTGCACCTGTAG
- a CDS encoding DUF488 domain-containing protein produces MGEGQRPLVIYTVGHSNMSLDELLALLARHGVGVLADVRSQPYSRYTPHFSRDPLRAGAAASGIQYAFLGDALGGRPRELEYYDGQGHVLYGLVAASARFLAGLERLEALARERRVVILCGEESPAECHRRLLVGRVLWERGAQVLHLRADGRVQTEPDVRDEEAARDGTLGQLGLFDEDEVSVWRSTRSVSRGEGPGASSER; encoded by the coding sequence GTGGGCGAGGGGCAACGGCCGCTGGTCATCTACACGGTGGGGCATTCCAACATGAGCCTCGACGAGCTGCTGGCGCTCCTGGCGCGGCACGGCGTCGGGGTGCTGGCGGACGTGCGCTCGCAGCCCTACTCGCGCTACACGCCGCACTTCAGCCGGGATCCCCTGCGCGCGGGCGCCGCGGCCTCCGGCATCCAGTACGCGTTCCTCGGAGATGCGCTCGGCGGGCGGCCACGCGAGCTCGAGTACTACGATGGGCAGGGGCACGTGCTATACGGCCTGGTGGCCGCATCGGCGCGCTTCCTGGCCGGCCTGGAGCGACTGGAGGCGTTGGCCCGCGAGCGGCGCGTCGTCATCCTCTGCGGCGAGGAGAGCCCTGCCGAGTGCCATCGCCGCCTGCTGGTGGGGCGGGTGCTGTGGGAACGCGGCGCGCAGGTGCTGCACCTGCGCGCCGACGGGCGCGTGCAGACGGAACCGGACGTGCGCGACGAGGAGGCCGCGCGCGACGGCACGCTGGGCCAGCTTGGCCTGTTCGACGAAGATGAGGTGAGCGTGTGGAGGTCTACACGATCGGTTTCACGCGGCGAGGGGCCCGGAGCTTCTTCGGAGCGTTGA